A single genomic interval of Leptospira semungkisensis harbors:
- a CDS encoding DUF1318 domain-containing protein, producing the protein MSNILKIYIILFAFVFISCVIKAPLITFTQTQTASEKQMLGEDRNLEKDGWLIASIKTSSSGSEIWERDLVKEEFGNPDDKTLYIALRTLAYLSKELREYRTQGILSEGLDGKVRWNPRIKEAGAEKVRQDIPTKTRMENLIKLANDSRDIVVREKMRKAIAKSTVPLTEKEKNSLKESMISTWIRSVEVGEYYESSPNVWKKKE; encoded by the coding sequence ATGTCGAATATTCTGAAAATATACATTATTCTTTTTGCATTTGTTTTTATTTCCTGCGTGATCAAGGCTCCTTTGATTACGTTTACCCAAACCCAGACCGCTTCTGAAAAGCAAATGCTTGGCGAAGATAGAAATCTGGAAAAGGACGGATGGCTGATCGCTTCTATCAAGACTTCTTCTTCCGGTTCGGAGATCTGGGAAAGAGATCTGGTAAAGGAAGAATTCGGCAATCCGGACGACAAGACATTGTATATCGCTCTTAGGACTCTTGCCTATCTGAGTAAGGAACTTAGAGAATATCGGACCCAAGGAATTCTTTCCGAAGGTTTGGATGGGAAGGTGAGATGGAATCCTAGGATCAAGGAGGCAGGAGCGGAGAAGGTTCGCCAAGATATTCCTACAAAGACTAGGATGGAAAATCTAATCAAGCTTGCCAATGATAGCAGGGATATAGTGGTCAGAGAAAAGATGAGAAAGGCGATCGCAAAATCTACTGTTCCTCTTACGGAAAAAGAAAAAAATTCGCTGAAAGAATCCATGATCTCCACTTGGATCCGAAGCGTAGAGGTGGGGGAGTATTATGAATCTTCTCCCAATGTCTGGAAAAAGAAGGAGTGA
- a CDS encoding LIC_11026 family protein, translating to MASDLLQYLKKKKLRLYILAGIFLFYHLLFNSLTGQILLNKILASSLSTPAKVQVDGFSPLFGFTLSNLEIYPSKEWGNEPFLRVKELQLSYNLPLLLLGRAKISKIAIHSLNLDLKQKGEAWNFTSALPPSKKDKEEIVSEKKEPLTSIRTYLPLSAYLSLDCKDIGVHVDSENGPKSYKAALEGLELGLEVDTNRFTRIPLDLSALDLIDEFELQLNPKNQVRIKFQNASASIDHLFRLTWIWERHPKDKDVFHSKMDLGSEGIPIQFRNHTGSPFAFSLKYDLDLSTEKKELLLRGLEWKVGEDIWLEGGGKVSGIRERSAQVNLAIQKSRIRLSPFSDFIHSLGFYDISMAGEASLAPILADGSSENLKVIGEIKGSGLEIRLGKKKHSIPVLNLDWDLGIKPITEELPSSAKPFPWMESAICKNIKIEYNGMRVAGDLRYNQASGPGLDLTLENFNLGDYLAGYSGKFFAGLHAKGPDFSQISADLKLKANGFRFPMARGNSGNISLDGALSSILYFPKKPWGLTDISVSVLDLEVDSPEGQAAARLNSSGKIGLGENFILDLKKTRLDADLEHLIPLLPLSLRETLIPVRTQIGNGIGLLGDFYFSSESRGQEIKGGLGLDLPGLDLRDGKLNLSLQILGKPSTQIKIENFELTGFAGKLRFLTSGILTKPGKSDPPPSMGEFSPDLKGGLRIAAKEDSSLVRGLHFRGDLGLNFNWLGSVIQGNLISKDSNILIQNSHCPGYDCKMYRIEGLSSNVPFTHDLAVKETRNLIEGNKRKFVMNYGRTPSPNFTIRQILGTHPSLKGTPFEYVKPKSNSPGLSANLEYSENYLRMDYLKVNTLDGEIWGKDLIVNVGSGDPEKMEYSVSLRVKDIDLKQLLPSRSQSKIDDGKVKADLNLWGRNLGDPVPNLNLFFSVYQIGNDFGKSAINIFAPSNLFTDFIYGSYAVDKIELELSKGLVYAVILFKRSILGTFINLENNQVSQQRMPLANFLKRAQSEIETFNQ from the coding sequence TTGGCTTCCGATCTACTACAGTATTTGAAAAAGAAAAAGCTCCGCCTGTACATCCTAGCGGGGATTTTTCTCTTCTACCATCTTCTATTTAATTCTCTTACCGGACAAATCCTGCTCAACAAGATCTTGGCGAGTTCGCTTTCGACTCCTGCTAAGGTCCAGGTAGACGGTTTTTCTCCACTTTTCGGGTTTACCCTCTCCAATTTGGAAATATATCCTTCCAAAGAATGGGGAAACGAACCCTTCCTTCGTGTGAAGGAGCTCCAACTCTCTTATAATCTGCCTCTTCTTCTTTTGGGAAGGGCCAAAATTTCCAAGATCGCGATCCATAGCTTAAACTTGGATCTGAAACAAAAAGGAGAGGCTTGGAATTTCACTTCTGCCCTTCCCCCCAGCAAAAAGGATAAAGAAGAAATTGTTTCAGAGAAGAAGGAACCACTCACAAGTATCCGAACCTATTTGCCTCTCAGTGCGTATTTGTCCTTAGATTGCAAGGACATAGGAGTCCATGTCGATTCGGAGAATGGACCTAAATCGTACAAGGCAGCTCTCGAAGGCCTGGAGCTCGGATTAGAAGTGGATACGAACCGATTCACTCGGATCCCGTTGGATTTAAGCGCGTTAGATCTGATCGACGAATTCGAACTTCAGCTCAATCCTAAGAATCAGGTCAGAATCAAATTCCAGAATGCATCCGCAAGTATAGATCATCTTTTTCGTCTGACTTGGATTTGGGAAAGGCATCCTAAGGATAAGGATGTATTCCATTCTAAAATGGATCTGGGCTCGGAAGGAATTCCGATCCAGTTCCGAAATCATACAGGTTCCCCATTTGCATTTTCTTTAAAATACGATTTGGATCTTTCTACGGAGAAGAAGGAACTTCTTCTGAGAGGTCTGGAATGGAAAGTAGGAGAGGACATTTGGCTGGAGGGTGGAGGCAAGGTCTCCGGGATCCGAGAAAGATCCGCTCAAGTCAATCTTGCCATTCAGAAGTCCAGGATACGGCTTTCTCCATTTTCGGACTTCATACATAGTTTAGGTTTTTATGATATTTCTATGGCAGGAGAAGCGAGCTTGGCTCCTATTCTCGCCGACGGTTCTTCGGAAAATCTAAAGGTTATCGGAGAGATCAAAGGAAGCGGACTCGAGATCCGTTTAGGAAAGAAGAAGCATTCTATCCCGGTCCTCAATTTGGATTGGGATCTCGGGATCAAACCGATTACTGAGGAGCTCCCTAGTTCGGCCAAGCCCTTCCCTTGGATGGAATCTGCTATATGCAAAAATATTAAAATAGAATACAACGGAATGAGGGTCGCAGGTGATTTGCGTTATAACCAAGCCTCAGGCCCAGGCTTAGATCTTACTCTGGAAAATTTCAATCTGGGAGATTATCTTGCCGGTTACTCCGGAAAATTCTTCGCAGGCCTGCATGCTAAGGGACCTGACTTCTCACAGATAAGCGCGGATCTGAAATTAAAGGCGAATGGTTTTAGATTTCCGATGGCCAGAGGGAATTCCGGAAATATCAGCTTGGATGGCGCGCTTTCTTCTATATTATATTTTCCTAAAAAACCTTGGGGTCTGACGGATATCTCCGTTTCCGTATTAGATTTGGAGGTGGATTCTCCTGAGGGACAGGCAGCCGCTAGGCTGAATTCTTCCGGCAAGATAGGGCTCGGAGAAAATTTCATTTTGGATCTGAAAAAGACTCGTTTGGATGCGGATCTAGAGCATTTGATCCCACTTCTTCCCTTGTCCTTACGAGAGACTTTGATCCCAGTAAGAACTCAAATCGGGAACGGGATCGGGCTCTTAGGAGATTTTTATTTTTCCAGCGAATCTCGAGGGCAAGAGATCAAAGGAGGACTCGGTCTGGATCTTCCCGGGCTAGATCTGCGAGATGGAAAACTAAATCTGTCTCTACAAATATTAGGAAAGCCAAGCACTCAGATCAAGATAGAGAATTTCGAACTAACCGGATTCGCAGGAAAGCTGCGCTTTCTCACGAGCGGTATATTGACGAAGCCCGGTAAGTCGGATCCACCTCCTTCTATGGGAGAATTTTCTCCGGACCTAAAGGGAGGATTGCGCATCGCTGCCAAGGAAGACAGTTCTCTAGTTCGAGGGTTGCATTTTAGAGGGGACCTTGGATTGAATTTCAACTGGTTAGGCTCGGTCATCCAAGGAAATCTTATATCTAAAGATTCTAATATACTCATACAGAACTCCCACTGTCCCGGATACGATTGTAAGATGTATAGAATTGAGGGCCTGAGTTCCAATGTACCTTTCACTCACGATCTGGCGGTGAAAGAAACAAGGAATCTGATCGAAGGCAATAAGAGAAAATTCGTGATGAATTATGGACGCACTCCTTCTCCTAATTTTACGATTCGTCAGATCTTAGGCACTCATCCTTCTTTGAAAGGAACTCCATTTGAATATGTGAAGCCGAAATCCAATTCTCCCGGTCTTTCGGCCAATTTAGAATATTCAGAAAATTATTTACGAATGGATTATCTGAAGGTAAATACTCTGGATGGAGAGATCTGGGGAAAAGATCTGATAGTCAACGTAGGTTCTGGAGATCCGGAGAAGATGGAATATTCTGTTTCTCTAAGGGTGAAGGACATAGACTTGAAGCAACTTCTTCCTTCTCGAAGCCAATCCAAGATAGACGACGGTAAGGTTAAAGCGGATCTGAATCTTTGGGGAAGGAATTTGGGAGATCCAGTTCCTAATTTGAATTTGTTCTTTAGCGTGTATCAGATCGGGAATGATTTTGGAAAGAGCGCGATCAATATTTTCGCGCCTTCGAATCTGTTTACTGATTTTATTTACGGAAGCTACGCAGTGGACAAGATAGAATTAGAACTATCCAAGGGCTTGGTATACGCTGTGATCCTTTTTAAGAGATCGATACTGGGTACTTTTATTAATTTGGAAAACAATCAGGTTTCTCAGCAAAGAATGCCTTTGGCGAATTTCCTGAAACGGGCACAGAGCGAGATCGAAACATTTAATCAATAG
- a CDS encoding STAS domain-containing protein gives MKIKVTTKNDVHIIKIEGPIKAGNEFELGQKIEEYISKGDVPKFIIDLKKVPFINSAGLGMFLNIYKHIDGLKGRMVFTNLNNDIENLMEITKLASIFEIYKTLEEAIESFEY, from the coding sequence ATGAAAATCAAAGTCACCACGAAAAACGACGTTCACATCATCAAGATCGAAGGTCCTATTAAAGCAGGAAACGAATTCGAACTTGGGCAAAAAATCGAGGAGTATATCTCGAAAGGTGACGTTCCAAAATTTATCATCGACTTGAAGAAAGTTCCTTTCATCAACTCCGCCGGCTTGGGAATGTTCCTGAACATCTACAAGCATATCGACGGTTTGAAAGGCCGGATGGTATTTACTAACTTGAATAATGATATCGAAAACTTGATGGAGATCACCAAGCTTGCGAGCATTTTCGAGATCTACAAAACGCTGGAAGAGGCTATCGAATCCTTCGAGTACTAG
- a CDS encoding glycosyltransferase family 2 protein, with product MPSKPPLLSVVIPVYNEEKTIPELVKRLHVLIRILKEKNGFSKEDIEILFVNDGSRDSTFDVLKKYCESEPGFFLLNLSRNYGHQLAITAGIDTARGGAVAVMDGDLQDPPEFVADLYSKMDEGFDVVYARRRKREGESLFKLITAHVFYRILKKLTRFEIPIDTGDFRIMSRRVTDVLVSMREEHRYIRGLIAWIGFKQTGLEYDRDERFHGETKFSVSKMLGFALDGITSFSSAPLKFSSYLGFTSAFFGALYTIYILYLKLFTHDTIQGWTSVMIVALVLGGVQLIALGMIGEYLSRVNDQSKNRPLYVIEKIYSVKRNSKK from the coding sequence ATGCCCTCCAAGCCTCCTCTTCTATCCGTTGTGATCCCCGTTTATAACGAGGAAAAAACCATCCCTGAATTAGTAAAAAGACTGCATGTCTTAATTCGTATCTTGAAAGAGAAGAACGGTTTCTCAAAGGAAGATATAGAGATCCTCTTTGTAAACGACGGTTCCAGAGATTCTACCTTCGATGTATTGAAAAAATACTGCGAGTCCGAGCCTGGATTCTTTCTCTTGAATCTTTCCAGAAATTATGGCCACCAATTGGCAATCACCGCCGGAATAGACACAGCAAGAGGTGGAGCGGTTGCCGTTATGGATGGAGACTTGCAAGATCCTCCCGAATTCGTTGCGGATCTGTATTCAAAAATGGACGAAGGTTTCGACGTCGTTTATGCAAGACGCAGAAAGAGAGAAGGAGAATCTCTCTTTAAACTCATCACGGCTCACGTATTTTATCGCATCTTAAAGAAGCTGACCAGATTCGAGATCCCGATCGATACCGGAGATTTCAGGATCATGAGTAGAAGAGTAACGGATGTCCTCGTTTCTATGAGAGAAGAACACCGTTATATCCGAGGACTGATCGCCTGGATCGGATTCAAACAGACTGGACTCGAGTATGACAGGGACGAGCGCTTTCATGGAGAGACCAAATTTTCGGTGAGCAAGATGCTGGGGTTCGCTTTGGATGGGATTACTTCCTTTTCTTCTGCACCTTTGAAGTTCTCTTCTTATCTTGGATTCACCTCCGCATTCTTCGGTGCATTGTATACGATCTATATTCTGTATCTGAAATTATTCACTCATGATACGATACAAGGCTGGACATCGGTAATGATTGTGGCCTTGGTACTAGGTGGGGTTCAACTCATTGCGTTAGGAATGATCGGAGAATATCTGAGTCGAGTCAACGATCAGTCCAAGAACCGCCCTCTTTACGTGATCGAGAAAATCTATTCTGTTAAACGAAATTCTAAAAAATGA
- a CDS encoding PAS domain S-box protein has protein sequence MSHPWLLPSLLAALPSAVFVFCVYLYLYSKEGNKALLAWTFGWFFHLLFYVGNILQVGEYQDIHSYFPTLSVDFLRAFFQFYGCFSFLRKPITLPIQMTFVIVGLGAITADYFKITSMLWVWPVYVLIGLSQIYTGIAFLKTKQFDTGKKVIAWIFILWGIYIISYLFVKPLQEFAHFGFLLGGFFRFSSAITIIVAYFEETKIGLFRAEGNYKKIVETTLEGIWLIDKDGKTTYVNKTMADFLGTSEKEFIGKTLLDFVPSELHDIVNKRLDARKRGAGEIHDFHFKNKKGELVWLLMSTNPLFDYQGNYEGALAMCTDITAFKKTESALKESERQLSTLIRNLPGIAYRCALDQDWTMEFISDGCFELTGYSPSDFVSNRTISFADVIHEEDREQVYRDVIDAIRENLPYRLVYRIHHRSGNTKWVFEQGSAVKGDKGEIVALEGFISDFTQVKLAEEIMANSLQEKDILLKEVHHRVKNYLQVLSSLLSIQQEEIEENNPAQVLVESQNRILSMAYVHESLYGKHQISDEFFPEFVSKLVDSLLRSFGQNREEIQIFVNCESLSIKQNFAIPIGLILNELVTNVLKHAFLGKRRSEEKTLKISFYQDGGWIHLDVTDNGRGKSIGYQSKDSMGLELVDLLTKQLKGSVQDLSTEQGTMTRVKFPAFK, from the coding sequence GTGTCCCATCCGTGGCTATTACCCAGTTTATTGGCAGCCCTTCCTTCTGCAGTTTTCGTATTCTGCGTATATCTCTATTTATATAGCAAAGAAGGGAACAAGGCATTGCTTGCCTGGACCTTCGGCTGGTTCTTTCATCTTCTATTCTATGTTGGAAATATTCTTCAAGTTGGAGAATACCAAGATATTCACTCTTACTTTCCTACCTTGAGCGTGGATTTTCTACGCGCATTCTTTCAGTTCTACGGTTGCTTCTCGTTCTTAAGAAAGCCAATCACCCTTCCCATACAAATGACTTTTGTAATCGTCGGCTTGGGTGCGATTACTGCGGACTATTTCAAGATCACTTCCATGCTTTGGGTTTGGCCAGTCTATGTTTTGATAGGTCTTTCTCAGATTTATACCGGTATCGCCTTCTTAAAGACCAAACAATTCGATACAGGAAAGAAAGTCATCGCTTGGATCTTTATCCTTTGGGGAATCTATATCATTAGTTATCTCTTCGTTAAACCTCTCCAAGAATTCGCACATTTCGGTTTTCTATTAGGCGGTTTCTTTCGTTTCTCCTCGGCAATTACGATCATAGTCGCTTACTTCGAAGAAACCAAGATTGGATTATTCAGAGCAGAAGGAAATTATAAGAAGATAGTAGAGACAACCTTAGAAGGAATCTGGCTGATAGACAAAGACGGAAAGACTACCTATGTAAATAAGACCATGGCGGACTTTTTAGGGACCAGCGAAAAGGAATTCATCGGAAAGACATTATTGGATTTTGTTCCTTCCGAACTTCATGATATTGTAAATAAGAGACTGGATGCAAGAAAGAGAGGAGCCGGAGAGATCCACGACTTTCATTTCAAAAACAAGAAAGGAGAATTGGTTTGGCTTCTCATGTCCACGAATCCTCTCTTCGACTATCAGGGAAATTACGAAGGCGCGCTGGCAATGTGTACGGATATTACTGCCTTCAAAAAGACGGAAAGCGCTTTAAAGGAAAGTGAAAGACAGCTTTCCACTCTGATCCGAAATCTTCCTGGAATTGCTTATCGATGCGCCTTAGACCAAGATTGGACGATGGAATTCATAAGCGATGGATGCTTCGAGCTGACAGGATATTCTCCTTCCGATTTCGTATCGAACCGTACCATCTCTTTCGCAGACGTCATTCACGAAGAAGATAGAGAGCAAGTATATCGAGACGTGATCGATGCAATCCGAGAAAATCTTCCATACCGTCTTGTTTATAGGATCCATCACAGAAGCGGAAATACTAAGTGGGTATTCGAACAAGGTTCTGCAGTCAAAGGAGATAAGGGAGAGATCGTAGCTCTCGAAGGTTTTATCAGCGATTTCACTCAGGTGAAACTCGCCGAAGAGATCATGGCGAACAGCCTCCAAGAAAAAGATATTCTACTAAAAGAAGTGCATCATCGGGTAAAGAATTACCTACAGGTGCTTTCTAGCCTTCTTTCAATCCAGCAAGAAGAGATAGAGGAGAACAACCCTGCTCAGGTCTTAGTAGAATCTCAGAACCGGATCCTTTCGATGGCGTATGTTCACGAGTCTTTGTATGGAAAACATCAGATCAGTGATGAATTCTTTCCGGAGTTCGTAAGCAAGCTAGTCGATAGCCTTCTTCGTTCCTTTGGTCAAAACAGAGAAGAGATCCAAATTTTCGTAAACTGTGAATCTCTTTCTATCAAACAGAATTTCGCAATCCCGATCGGTCTTATACTCAACGAATTAGTGACGAACGTACTCAAGCACGCATTTTTAGGAAAACGTAGATCCGAAGAGAAGACCTTGAAGATCTCTTTCTACCAAGATGGTGGATGGATCCATTTAGATGTTACGGATAACGGTAGAGGAAAATCGATCGGTTATCAGTCCAAGGATTCGATGGGATTGGAATTAGTGGATCTTCTTACCAAGCAATTGAAAGGATCCGTTCAGGATCTATCCACTGAGCAGGGAACCATGACTAGGGTCAAGTTCCCTGCATTCAAATAA
- a CDS encoding sterol desaturase family protein, translated as MNEVLDKIGYTGYYLFTLATLWVRYILMAGAAYLFIWILYKEKLKHKIIQKRLPEKDKIFHELKYSAITLAIFAASGIMVLLMKQSGITMIYDRVEDYGVPYLVFSIIAIIFLHDTYFYWTHRLMHHPLLFKRMHLVHHKSTNPSPWAAFSFHPYEAVVEAGIVPLVILFLPIHTVALVVFFFYSNFLNVLGHLSFELFPKGFIENKFLRLHNSTTHHNMHHKYFNCNYGLYFNIWDRIMGTNHEKYFDTFREVTHREPEHSSQGPVGNSPEIQGV; from the coding sequence ATGAACGAAGTTCTGGATAAAATCGGATACACCGGATATTATCTTTTCACCCTGGCAACGCTTTGGGTCCGTTATATATTAATGGCCGGAGCGGCTTATTTATTTATTTGGATTTTATATAAAGAAAAGTTAAAGCATAAGATCATTCAGAAAAGACTTCCTGAAAAGGATAAGATCTTTCATGAATTGAAATATTCTGCGATCACTCTTGCGATCTTTGCGGCATCCGGTATTATGGTGCTGCTAATGAAACAAAGTGGGATTACGATGATCTATGATAGAGTAGAGGATTATGGAGTTCCTTATCTTGTCTTTAGCATCATAGCGATTATCTTTTTGCACGATACATACTTTTATTGGACACATAGATTGATGCATCATCCTCTTTTGTTTAAGAGGATGCATCTGGTTCATCACAAGTCCACGAACCCTTCTCCTTGGGCGGCGTTTTCTTTTCATCCGTATGAAGCTGTGGTCGAAGCAGGGATCGTTCCGTTGGTGATCTTATTTTTACCGATCCATACTGTGGCTCTCGTTGTGTTCTTCTTCTATAGTAATTTCTTGAATGTGCTCGGTCATCTTTCCTTCGAGTTATTTCCGAAAGGATTTATAGAGAACAAATTCTTAAGACTGCATAATTCTACGACCCATCATAATATGCATCATAAGTATTTTAACTGCAACTACGGTCTTTATTTCAATATATGGGATCGGATCATGGGAACGAATCACGAGAAATACTTTGATACTTTTAGAGAAGTTACTCATAGAGAGCCGGAACATTCTTCTCAAGGGCCAGTCGGGAATTCTCCCGAAATCCAGGGAGTCTGA
- a CDS encoding helix-turn-helix transcriptional regulator — translation MISEITDILHLFCLSNLIFIIGFLGWKYNYDLRIRIAGGFSVGIICYILLCLDPEFKIPYSVRIFLFAGLISLPFFFWMISLAIFEDHFEPKAWHWLLLIAKVIASAWLVYPVLDQINMRGPIGSETVLAHIIIPTLLSLGFVVAAIIRIYSGRKDDLIETRRRLREVHILMTGSVITFNMFSHLILRGRVLSEILDLANVILAWGLILAFMYLVFELKEGLVDPKPEEIEDKEEKAVYADPALKKKLVSAFEESKLYRKEGLTIGQLAEDLEVQEYKLRRLINQAMGFRNFPDFLNRYRIQEACEILLEPEKDEIPIIRIAMDLGYQSLGPFNRAFKELTGVTPTEFRKNRGREELSKNTADFEIG, via the coding sequence TTGATCTCCGAGATCACCGATATACTGCATTTATTCTGTCTCTCTAACTTGATCTTCATCATAGGGTTTCTAGGTTGGAAATACAATTATGATCTTAGGATCCGGATCGCCGGCGGATTCTCAGTCGGGATCATTTGCTATATTCTTCTTTGTCTGGATCCTGAGTTCAAGATCCCTTATTCAGTTCGTATCTTTTTATTCGCAGGTCTAATCAGCCTTCCTTTCTTTTTTTGGATGATCAGCCTTGCTATCTTCGAAGATCATTTCGAACCGAAGGCATGGCATTGGCTTCTTCTCATCGCTAAGGTGATCGCTTCTGCTTGGTTGGTGTATCCTGTTCTTGATCAGATCAATATGCGAGGTCCGATCGGCTCAGAGACTGTTCTTGCTCATATCATTATTCCAACTCTTCTTTCCTTAGGCTTTGTGGTCGCGGCAATCATTCGGATCTATTCGGGCAGAAAAGATGACCTGATCGAAACAAGAAGAAGATTACGAGAAGTTCATATTCTAATGACCGGAAGCGTGATCACTTTCAATATGTTCTCTCATTTGATTTTGCGGGGAAGGGTCTTGTCAGAGATCCTGGACCTAGCGAACGTGATCCTTGCTTGGGGTCTGATACTCGCATTCATGTATCTTGTCTTCGAGTTGAAAGAAGGGCTGGTAGACCCAAAACCGGAAGAGATCGAGGACAAGGAAGAGAAAGCAGTTTATGCAGATCCTGCCTTAAAGAAGAAATTAGTATCCGCATTTGAAGAAAGCAAATTGTATCGGAAGGAAGGCTTGACCATCGGCCAATTGGCCGAGGACCTTGAGGTCCAAGAATACAAGCTGCGCCGCTTGATTAACCAAGCCATGGGATTCAGGAATTTTCCTGATTTTCTGAATCGTTATAGAATACAAGAAGCCTGCGAGATCCTATTAGAACCGGAAAAGGATGAGATCCCGATCATCCGGATTGCGATGGATCTTGGTTACCAATCTCTTGGTCCTTTTAATCGTGCCTTTAAAGAACTGACGGGTGTCACTCCTACAGAATTTCGTAAGAACCGTGGCAGGGAAGAACTCTCAAAAAATACCGCCGATTTTGAAATCGGCTAG
- the purB gene encoding adenylosuccinate lyase, translating to MIDRYSNPEIAKIWELENKFDIWKEIEILATEARMKKGEVPKEDFEEIRSKARFKVDEILEIESKVHHDVIAFLTNMNSYIGPAGRHVHYGLTSSDIGDTALCVQMVQAMELILKKTDQLIEAIKEKAIEYRNLPCIGRSHGIHAEPMTLGLKFALFYEEMKRNRVRMALAKEEIAVGKLSGAVGTYSNIEPDIEEYVCEKLGLKPDPIATQVVSRDRHASYMSALGVTAASLDRFATEVRLLQKTEGREVEEPFSAGQKGSSAMPHKRNPVICERISGISRVIRSNVSTALQNVALWHERDISHSSAERIVVPDSTIALEYILDKMLFVVKNLHVYPDAIERTLGVTRGLIFSQKVLLYLIEKGGITREDAYSIVQGHAMNVWADQSQNLKQRLSEDPKVQKVLKPQDLDEIFQISPYLEKVGLIYKRLGLE from the coding sequence ATGATAGATCGTTATTCAAATCCGGAGATCGCAAAGATCTGGGAATTAGAGAACAAATTCGATATCTGGAAGGAGATCGAGATTCTCGCAACCGAAGCCAGAATGAAGAAGGGAGAAGTTCCCAAAGAGGATTTCGAAGAGATTCGTTCCAAGGCAAGGTTCAAAGTAGATGAGATCTTAGAGATCGAATCCAAGGTCCATCATGATGTGATCGCATTCCTCACCAACATGAATTCATATATCGGACCTGCGGGACGTCATGTGCATTACGGTCTGACTTCTTCCGACATTGGCGATACTGCTCTTTGTGTGCAGATGGTCCAGGCAATGGAGTTGATCCTGAAGAAGACGGATCAACTAATAGAAGCGATTAAAGAGAAGGCGATCGAATACAGAAACCTTCCTTGCATAGGAAGATCGCACGGGATCCACGCGGAGCCTATGACTCTCGGTTTGAAATTCGCATTATTTTATGAAGAAATGAAACGCAATCGAGTCAGAATGGCTCTTGCGAAAGAAGAGATCGCAGTAGGAAAACTTTCCGGCGCTGTGGGAACTTATTCCAATATAGAACCGGACATAGAAGAATACGTCTGCGAGAAGTTGGGGTTGAAGCCTGATCCGATCGCTACCCAAGTCGTTTCCAGAGATAGACACGCTTCTTATATGTCTGCGTTAGGCGTAACTGCAGCGAGTTTGGATAGGTTCGCAACTGAAGTCCGTCTCTTGCAAAAGACAGAAGGAAGAGAGGTAGAAGAGCCATTCTCCGCGGGACAAAAAGGATCTTCTGCAATGCCTCATAAGCGAAACCCGGTAATTTGCGAGAGGATCTCCGGGATTTCTAGAGTGATCCGTTCTAATGTTTCTACCGCTTTGCAAAACGTAGCTCTATGGCATGAGAGAGATATCTCTCATTCTTCTGCAGAACGTATCGTGGTTCCTGATTCTACAATCGCTTTGGAATACATTCTGGATAAGATGTTATTCGTAGTGAAAAATCTGCATGTGTATCCTGATGCGATCGAAAGAACATTGGGAGTGACTCGAGGATTGATCTTTTCTCAAAAGGTGCTTTTGTATCTGATCGAGAAAGGCGGGATCACTCGAGAAGACGCATATTCTATCGTACAAGGTCATGCAATGAATGTTTGGGCGGATCAATCCCAAAACTTAAAGCAAAGACTCTCCGAAGATCCAAAAGTGCAAAAAGTATTAAAACCGCAAGACTTGGATGAGATCTTTCAGATCTCTCCCTATCTGGAAAAGGTAGGATTGATCTATAAACGTCTCGGTCTGGAATAA